Within the Naumovozyma castellii chromosome 1, complete genome genome, the region CAGATGAAACAATGCAGGGCCTCTGGGTTCTAGGGTACGGGTCCCTCATCTACAAGCCACCACCACATTATAAATACAGAATCCCTGCAACAATATATGGATTTATGCGTAGATTCTGGCAAAGCTCCATTGATCATAGAGGTACACCAGACAGCCCTGGTAGAGTAGTTACGCTGATTCCCTACGATGAGATCGTATCACGCCCTGAATTTTCTCaggatttgaaattatattctcctaattttgatgatattaaagGTGCTAATGACTTGACCACGTTAGGGGTCGTTTATTATATCCCTACCGAGTTTGCAGATCAAGTTAGAGAATATTTGGATGTAAGGGAGCAGAATGGATACACTCTACATGAAGTCGAGGTGCATTTGAATACTACTGGCGAACAGGAGAGGGCATTGAAACATGTTTTGTGTAAACTCCCATTTCATAATGAgacaaagaagagaatttTGAAGACAAATGTATACATAGGAACAGTGACAAATGAAGCATTTGTTGGACCTGAAGCTATACATGATACTGCAAAAGTAATTTCTACTTCAAGGGGACCTAGTGGACCCAATATTGAGTATCTTAAGTTATTACATGATTCTATTGAATTCATGAGCGACAATGAACTGTTACCAACCTCagatatttatttgaataaactTCTGAGACAAGTCGacaaaattaataattgaataaaCACATATACAagcatatatatatttttaaagaatatcCATCGTTACATCCTTTGTAAGATAATGTTATACATCTGGCAAACAATTAGGGAAGCTAAGATTCGGTGACATATTTTCATCGTAcg harbors:
- the GCG1 gene encoding gamma-glutamylcyclotransferase (ancestral locus Anc_8.226), yielding MTIDTDETMQGLWVLGYGSLIYKPPPHYKYRIPATIYGFMRRFWQSSIDHRGTPDSPGRVVTLIPYDEIVSRPEFSQDLKLYSPNFDDIKGANDLTTLGVVYYIPTEFADQVREYLDVREQNGYTLHEVEVHLNTTGEQERALKHVLCKLPFHNETKKRILKTNVYIGTVTNEAFVGPEAIHDTAKVISTSRGPSGPNIEYLKLLHDSIEFMSDNELLPTSDIYLNKLLRQVDKINN